The Kiritimatiellia bacterium genome contains a region encoding:
- a CDS encoding ABC transporter permease, with protein sequence MRGQQIKCMVIKEFAQIRRDRNLVRLLILAPLIQLLILGFAATTDIREIRLAVRDNDHSRQSRELRRALGASGYFKIVSAAGPESRDGELLVSGRAGLALVIPQEFAKRMARDRSAAVQVIVDGSDSNFGVQGLGYLQKAIRTFAAGLEKRRQSRVGSGPPPVINIESRVWYNPGLVSRVYMVPAIMALLLLVTTMLITSMALVKERENGTIEQLIVTPLRSGEIIAGKLLPFVLIGMIELFFALVMITFVFQVRIRGSLLSLLVISVFFLLTTLGLGLFISTLVKTQQQAMLAAAFFVIMPFVLLSGFVFPVENMPRPLQAVTGLIPLKYYLQIVRGIYLKGQGWHDFWPQALALLGWGGAILGTAAVCFRKRLD encoded by the coding sequence ATGAGAGGACAGCAAATAAAGTGCATGGTCATCAAGGAGTTCGCGCAGATTCGGCGCGACCGTAATCTCGTCCGGCTCCTGATATTGGCGCCCCTGATCCAGCTGCTCATCCTGGGATTCGCGGCCACCACTGATATCCGCGAAATACGGCTGGCGGTGCGCGATAACGATCATTCCCGGCAAAGCCGTGAATTGCGCCGCGCGCTGGGAGCGTCCGGTTATTTCAAAATCGTCTCCGCCGCCGGACCGGAAAGCCGCGACGGCGAACTGCTCGTTTCCGGCCGGGCCGGTCTGGCGCTGGTGATTCCGCAGGAATTCGCAAAGCGGATGGCGCGGGACCGTTCCGCTGCGGTCCAGGTCATAGTTGACGGATCCGACAGCAATTTCGGCGTGCAGGGACTGGGTTACTTGCAGAAAGCCATCCGGACATTCGCGGCCGGCCTGGAGAAACGCCGCCAGAGCCGGGTCGGTTCCGGTCCGCCGCCGGTTATAAACATTGAAAGCCGGGTATGGTATAATCCGGGACTGGTTTCGCGCGTCTACATGGTTCCGGCCATCATGGCGCTCCTCCTGCTGGTGACAACCATGCTGATCACCAGCATGGCGCTGGTAAAAGAACGCGAAAACGGAACCATAGAGCAGTTGATAGTCACGCCCCTGCGTTCGGGCGAAATCATTGCCGGGAAACTTCTGCCGTTTGTGCTGATCGGTATGATTGAGCTTTTCTTTGCGCTGGTTATGATTACTTTTGTCTTTCAGGTTCGGATACGCGGCAGCCTTCTGTCTTTGCTGGTTATCTCTGTTTTCTTTCTTCTGACCACCCTCGGACTCGGACTTTTTATCTCCACGCTGGTCAAGACCCAGCAGCAGGCCATGCTGGCGGCCGCGTTTTTTGTGATAATGCCTTTTGTGCTTCTCTCCGGCTTTGTCTTTCCCGTTGAAAACATGCCCCGGCCGCTTCAGGCTGTTACCGGCCTGATTCCGCTCAAATATTACCTCCAGATCGTGCGCGGTATTTATCTCAAGGGCCAGGGCTGGCATGATTTCTGGCCGCAGGCGCTTGCTCTCCTGGGTTGGGGCGGCGCCATCCTCGGCACGGCCGCCGTCTGTTTCCGGAAAAGGCTGGATTAG
- a CDS encoding ABC transporter permease: protein MNRIRTIFIKEVRQIRRDLLSLGLLIFVPAFLLLLYGYALSFDVKHLRVAVLDEDLSAESRFFQDNLFQNPYFERVGILAARSEIDDWLKRGRARIVLVIPRDFAERIACGKRAVVQALLDGSDATAANVAIGYLDALAEKTSSQLCRKDRMDKAVPPAGGTVKLEPRIWFNPDLQSAHFLIPGLMGMLLMISAVIAASLSIVREKERETIEQINLSAVRPFELILGKILPYLLICLVTTLTVLGVGWLVFGVAVRGSFFLLAVSILIFLFAALGMGLLISASTHSQQEAFQLAVVTTLLPSIILSGLIFPIAAMPRLIQGISLLVVPRYFVAAMRSIILKDASFSIVWPQLAAMIALGLAFNFLAMRLMAKNR, encoded by the coding sequence ATGAACCGCATCCGGACCATCTTCATAAAGGAAGTCCGCCAGATCCGGCGCGATCTGCTTTCGCTCGGCCTCCTCATTTTTGTGCCGGCATTCCTGCTTCTGCTTTACGGCTATGCGCTCTCGTTTGATGTCAAGCACCTCCGGGTCGCCGTGCTGGACGAAGATTTGAGCGCGGAAAGCCGTTTTTTCCAGGACAATCTCTTTCAAAACCCCTATTTTGAACGGGTCGGGATACTGGCCGCCCGCTCCGAGATTGACGACTGGCTGAAACGCGGCAGGGCGCGGATCGTGCTGGTTATTCCGCGTGATTTTGCCGAACGAATTGCGTGCGGAAAGAGAGCCGTTGTGCAGGCCTTGCTTGACGGTTCCGACGCCACCGCCGCCAATGTCGCCATCGGCTATCTGGACGCGCTTGCCGAAAAAACTTCTTCTCAGCTGTGCCGGAAAGACCGGATGGATAAAGCTGTTCCGCCGGCCGGCGGAACCGTAAAACTTGAGCCACGCATCTGGTTCAACCCCGATTTGCAAAGCGCGCATTTCCTGATTCCGGGCCTGATGGGCATGCTGCTGATGATCTCGGCCGTAATTGCCGCCTCGCTTTCCATTGTGCGGGAAAAGGAGCGGGAAACCATTGAACAGATCAACCTCTCCGCGGTCCGCCCCTTTGAGCTTATCCTGGGAAAAATCCTGCCCTATTTGTTGATCTGTCTGGTTACCACGTTGACCGTGCTCGGGGTCGGCTGGCTTGTTTTCGGGGTTGCCGTCCGCGGTTCTTTTTTTCTGCTCGCTGTTTCCATTCTTATTTTTCTTTTTGCGGCGCTTGGCATGGGGCTGTTAATCTCGGCTTCCACGCATTCCCAGCAGGAGGCCTTTCAGCTGGCCGTTGTTACCACGCTCCTGCCGTCCATTATTCTTTCCGGACTGATTTTTCCGATTGCCGCCATGCCGCGTTTGATACAGGGCATTTCACTGCTGGTGGTGCCGCGTTACTTTGTCGCCGCCATGCGGAGCATTATTCTGAAAGACGCGTCTTTTTCCATTGTCTGGCCGCAATTGGCGGCCATGATTGCGCTTGGGCTGGCCTTCAATTTTCTGGCGATGCGTTTGATGGCGAAAAACCGATGA
- a CDS encoding ABC transporter ATP-binding protein — protein sequence MKGIENADMQSEISLPRFSSPCSADNVRRESGRDDCAVEAKNMTKTFGRFTAVDRLTFSIRRGEVFGFLGPNGAGKSTAIRMLCGLLRPTSGTAFVNGIDIRRDPESVRAQIGYMSQKFSLYKDISVIENINFFGGVYGLCGEKLRDRAARIIEASGLGGLEKNLTGTLSGALQQRLALACAILHEPPVLFLDEPTSGIDPISRRIFWDMIRAMAARRIAVLVTTHFLDEAELCDRLGFITAGKLIALGKPGELKKMAVDEDLFELTLAAFSSAGRMEQTSLFEAREKIRQIEGVQGVSYFGRNLHIFCRRGVLPEDKLGRELRRQGLAPLALRAVAPRLEDAFIRLAGQTAGKADE from the coding sequence ATGAAAGGGATTGAAAACGCCGATATGCAGAGTGAAATATCATTGCCGCGTTTTTCCTCCCCTTGTTCCGCGGACAACGTCCGGCGGGAATCCGGCCGGGACGATTGCGCCGTGGAGGCCAAAAACATGACCAAAACATTCGGGCGTTTCACGGCCGTTGACCGTCTGACTTTTTCCATTCGCCGCGGCGAGGTGTTCGGATTTCTCGGGCCGAACGGCGCCGGCAAGTCCACCGCGATCCGCATGCTTTGCGGGCTGTTGCGGCCGACGTCCGGAACGGCATTCGTAAATGGAATTGACATCCGCCGCGATCCGGAAAGCGTGCGCGCGCAAATCGGCTACATGTCGCAGAAATTCAGCCTGTATAAGGACATTTCCGTGATTGAAAATATCAATTTTTTCGGCGGCGTATACGGGCTTTGCGGGGAAAAACTGCGGGACCGCGCGGCGCGGATTATTGAGGCGAGCGGGCTGGGCGGACTTGAAAAAAACCTCACCGGCACGCTTTCCGGGGCGCTTCAGCAGCGGCTGGCGCTCGCCTGCGCCATCCTGCACGAGCCGCCGGTTCTTTTTTTGGATGAGCCCACCAGCGGTATTGACCCGATATCGCGCCGTATTTTCTGGGATATGATCCGCGCCATGGCCGCGCGCCGCATTGCCGTCCTCGTTACCACCCATTTTCTGGACGAGGCTGAACTGTGCGACCGGCTCGGATTCATTACCGCGGGAAAACTCATTGCCCTGGGAAAACCGGGGGAATTAAAGAAAATGGCGGTGGACGAAGACCTTTTTGAGCTGACCCTGGCCGCGTTCTCCTCCGCCGGGCGGATGGAGCAAACGTCTCTTTTTGAAGCGCGGGAAAAAATAAGGCAAATAGAAGGCGTTCAGGGCGTTTCCTATTTCGGCCGGAACCTGCATATATTCTGCCGGCGGGGCGTTCTGCCGGAGGACAAACTGGGGCGGGAACTCCGCCGGCAGGGATTGGCGCCGCTGGCATTGCGCGCCGTTGCTCCGCGCCTTGAGGACGCCTTTATCCGCCTGGCCGGACAGACCGCGGGAAAGGCGGACGAATGA
- a CDS encoding TolC family protein, with protein sequence MIKNILTIVFSAVFCLVAGDSPAEEISAGQIVNEVLEHSYRLKIAGEQVTAAEAVKKQAAAAAFPSLDLDGRAAHYWGLHENTLGNFRIPAIPDRYGGGVMFSQPLYTGGKISGGKQMADAERLSARASFAARRADIVYQALVAYWSWAKAFYAAESFRASTAWMEAHERDMRNLRGAGLATENERLSTSVRLDQTRLRLEEALRYTLLCRAGIERLTGKTLPEAAFPVRPSCENQVSAGGEENLIQGALANRPDVRAMQFALNAARKNIQIQSAGYFPQLNANLRGEVARPNPLNIPPEDEWQFDAFAGISVSWNILDWGLTRAKANEARARANQAGYQLSQLNEQIAFEVRQALINLQNAVTKARVSAHAEESAQLDLKAAADLWQNGLARHSDVLDAQARLTDAGFDQIAAAADIALARAELEHACGIAEAEAVERQNERD encoded by the coding sequence ATGATAAAAAATATTTTAACGATTGTTTTTTCAGCCGTTTTCTGCCTGGTTGCCGGGGACTCTCCGGCCGAAGAAATCAGCGCCGGGCAGATTGTCAACGAGGTCCTTGAGCACAGTTATCGCTTGAAAATAGCCGGCGAGCAGGTAACGGCGGCGGAAGCGGTCAAAAAACAGGCCGCGGCCGCCGCGTTTCCATCCCTTGATCTGGATGGCCGCGCCGCCCATTACTGGGGTCTGCATGAAAACACCCTGGGCAATTTCCGGATTCCGGCCATTCCCGACCGCTACGGCGGCGGCGTCATGTTTTCCCAGCCGCTTTACACCGGCGGTAAAATTTCCGGGGGGAAACAAATGGCTGATGCAGAACGCCTTTCCGCCCGGGCGTCTTTCGCCGCCCGGCGGGCCGATATTGTTTATCAGGCGCTGGTCGCCTACTGGTCATGGGCAAAAGCTTTTTACGCGGCCGAATCTTTCCGGGCCAGCACGGCCTGGATGGAAGCGCATGAGCGCGACATGCGCAATCTGCGCGGCGCCGGCCTGGCAACCGAAAACGAGCGCCTCTCTACCAGCGTCCGGCTGGATCAGACCCGGCTGCGTCTTGAGGAGGCGCTGCGTTACACGCTTTTATGCCGCGCCGGCATTGAACGGCTCACCGGCAAAACATTGCCGGAAGCGGCTTTTCCCGTTCGCCCCTCCTGTGAAAATCAGGTTTCCGCCGGCGGCGAAGAGAACTTGATTCAAGGCGCGCTGGCCAACCGCCCCGACGTTCGCGCCATGCAATTCGCGCTTAATGCCGCCCGCAAAAATATTCAAATCCAGAGCGCCGGTTATTTTCCGCAGCTCAACGCCAATCTCCGCGGCGAAGTCGCCCGTCCCAATCCGTTAAACATACCGCCCGAAGACGAATGGCAGTTTGACGCCTTCGCCGGCATTTCGGTTTCCTGGAACATTCTGGACTGGGGGTTGACCCGGGCCAAGGCAAACGAGGCCCGGGCGCGCGCCAACCAGGCGGGTTATCAGCTTTCCCAGTTGAACGAGCAGATAGCTTTTGAAGTGCGCCAGGCGCTGATCAACCTGCAAAATGCCGTTACAAAAGCGCGCGTGTCGGCGCACGCCGAGGAAAGCGCCCAGCTTGACCTGAAAGCCGCCGCCGACCTCTGGCAAAACGGTCTGGCGCGGCATTCGGACGTGCTGGACGCCCAGGCCCGGCTGACGGACGCCGGTTTTGACCAGATCGCCGCCGCCGCCGATATCGCCCTGGCGCGCGCCGAACTGGAACACGCCTGCGGAATCGCGGAAGCCGAAGCGGTTGAAAGACAAAATGAAAGGGATTGA
- a CDS encoding ABC transporter ATP-binding protein — MQEHDRHLAVLTRELTKSFGSLKAVSGLNLSVEKGNMFGLVGPDGAGKSTVIRLLCGILSPSSGRGRIAGFDLETERQMIKRRIGYLSQNFTLYGDLTVDENIEFSAGIHNVDAFQERRDELLEFTRLTAFRRRAAGALSGGMKKKLALVCALIHTPEIIFLDEPSAGVDPVSRGELWNILASIMDRGVTIFMTTPYLDEAERCVRISLMHQGRAIMTGSPDEIKRAMPGRVYDLHCAEAPAAYRLLRDRLPATSLVLYGDHLRLWSASAQSARETAAWLGGKQIGDIVLAEAEPSLEDAFVALLGTKPPAGAS, encoded by the coding sequence ATGCAAGAACATGATCGCCATCTCGCGGTGCTGACCCGGGAGCTGACAAAATCTTTCGGTTCCCTGAAAGCCGTCAGCGGTTTGAATCTCTCTGTGGAAAAGGGAAACATGTTCGGGCTCGTTGGCCCGGACGGCGCCGGTAAAAGCACGGTAATCCGCCTGCTCTGCGGAATTCTGAGTCCCTCCTCCGGCCGGGGCAGGATTGCTGGTTTTGACCTGGAAACGGAGCGCCAAATGATCAAGCGGCGGATTGGTTATCTTTCCCAGAATTTCACCCTTTACGGCGACCTTACGGTGGATGAAAATATTGAATTTTCCGCCGGAATCCACAACGTGGACGCGTTTCAGGAAAGACGCGATGAACTGCTGGAATTTACGCGGCTGACCGCGTTCCGCCGGCGCGCGGCCGGCGCGCTTTCGGGCGGCATGAAAAAAAAACTGGCGTTGGTCTGCGCCCTTATTCACACGCCGGAGATAATTTTTCTTGACGAACCCAGCGCCGGCGTTGATCCCGTCTCGCGCGGCGAACTCTGGAACATTCTCGCCTCTATCATGGACCGGGGCGTGACGATTTTCATGACCACGCCCTATCTGGATGAGGCGGAGCGCTGCGTCCGCATCAGCCTTATGCACCAGGGGCGCGCGATTATGACCGGGTCTCCGGACGAAATTAAAAGGGCCATGCCGGGCCGCGTCTACGATTTGCATTGTGCCGAAGCGCCGGCGGCTTACCGGTTATTGCGCGACCGACTCCCCGCCACCAGCCTGGTCCTGTACGGCGACCATTTGCGGCTCTGGAGCGCCAGCGCGCAAAGCGCCCGGGAAACCGCCGCCTGGCTTGGCGGCAAACAGATCGGGGACATTGTTCTTGCGGAAGCCGAACCGTCGCTGGAAGACGCTTTTGTGGCGCTGCTGGGGACGAAACCGCCGGCCGGCGCTTCATAA
- a CDS encoding efflux RND transporter periplasmic adaptor subunit — protein sequence MNKITTFMALSLAFFSGCNFNGIKPDGSGTIECTEADIAPQVSGRIVALAPEEGDFVKPGEIIARLDAADYELKRREAKAAVAVARAQLDLLLAGSRDEDIARAREQAAEARALAASAAADLRRIISVYQTGTATQKQMDDATAQAERTKAVLAAAEQNLAKLEKGSREEEIRLAEAQVMQAEARLALTEKAVADCAVTSSVRGVVTARVRENGEFAPAGAPLVTISRLDEVWLAVYIPETAIGHVKLGRKAWVKIDGRPDFFEGKVTYISPAAEFTPRNVQTPDERAKLVYRVKITLENKEGIFKPGLPADGYLANPGP from the coding sequence ATGAATAAAATAACGACCTTTATGGCGCTGAGTCTGGCCTTTTTTTCCGGCTGCAATTTCAACGGAATAAAACCGGATGGCTCGGGCACGATTGAATGCACGGAAGCGGATATCGCCCCGCAGGTTTCCGGACGCATCGTTGCCTTGGCGCCCGAGGAAGGCGATTTCGTCAAACCGGGCGAAATAATCGCCCGTTTGGACGCCGCCGATTACGAGTTAAAACGCCGGGAGGCCAAAGCCGCGGTTGCGGTCGCGCGCGCCCAGCTTGACCTGCTCCTGGCCGGCAGCCGGGACGAAGACATCGCGCGCGCGCGCGAACAGGCCGCGGAAGCCAGGGCGCTGGCCGCGTCGGCCGCGGCCGACCTGCGCCGCATCATTTCCGTTTATCAAACCGGCACCGCCACCCAGAAACAGATGGATGATGCCACCGCCCAGGCCGAACGCACCAAAGCCGTCCTGGCCGCCGCGGAACAAAATCTGGCTAAGCTTGAGAAAGGCAGCCGCGAGGAGGAAATCCGCCTGGCCGAAGCGCAGGTAATGCAGGCCGAGGCCCGGCTGGCGCTGACGGAAAAAGCGGTGGCGGACTGTGCGGTAACATCTTCCGTGCGCGGGGTGGTTACGGCCCGTGTGCGCGAGAATGGCGAATTCGCGCCGGCCGGGGCCCCGCTCGTCACAATCTCCCGCCTGGATGAGGTCTGGCTCGCGGTTTACATTCCCGAAACGGCCATCGGCCATGTCAAGCTTGGCCGGAAGGCCTGGGTGAAAATTGACGGCCGGCCGGATTTCTTTGAGGGCAAAGTAACTTACATTTCACCGGCGGCTGAGTTCACGCCGCGCAATGTCCAGACCCCGGACGAACGCGCCAAACTGGTGTACCGCGTAAAAATCACGCTTGAAAACAAAGAAGGCATTTTCAAGCCCGGCCTACCGGCGGACGGTTATTTGGCAAACCCCGGGCCATAG
- a CDS encoding slipin family protein, which translates to MGPGLIVFLAIVVFILANSVRILREYERGVVFRLGRFVGVRGPGLIILIPLFEKMVRVTLRTVAMDVPPQEVVTRDNVSVKVNAVLYFQVFEPGKAIIAVEDYLYATSQMGQTTLRSVLGEHELDDLLSNREKINQMLQKIMDERTDPWGVKVSAVEVKDVDLPENMKRAIAKQAEAERERRAKVIHADGEFQASSKLKDAADVMAVQPVAVQLRYLQTLTEIATEKNSTIVFPLPVDFINYFLKSKNKDV; encoded by the coding sequence ATGGGTCCAGGTCTGATTGTTTTTCTGGCGATAGTCGTCTTTATTCTCGCCAACAGCGTCCGCATTCTGCGGGAATACGAGCGGGGCGTCGTTTTCCGTCTCGGCCGGTTTGTCGGTGTGCGCGGTCCCGGCCTCATTATTCTTATCCCGCTCTTTGAAAAAATGGTGCGGGTAACCTTGCGGACGGTTGCCATGGATGTGCCGCCGCAGGAAGTGGTTACGCGCGACAACGTTTCGGTCAAGGTGAATGCGGTCCTCTATTTCCAGGTTTTTGAGCCCGGCAAGGCGATCATTGCGGTGGAGGATTACCTTTACGCCACTTCCCAGATGGGCCAGACCACCCTGCGCTCGGTGCTCGGCGAGCACGAACTGGACGATTTGCTTTCCAACCGCGAAAAAATAAACCAGATGCTCCAGAAAATCATGGACGAGCGCACCGATCCTTGGGGCGTGAAAGTCAGCGCGGTTGAAGTCAAGGACGTTGATCTGCCCGAAAACATGAAGCGCGCCATTGCCAAGCAGGCCGAGGCCGAACGCGAACGCCGGGCAAAAGTGATCCACGCCGACGGCGAGTTCCAGGCCTCCAGCAAGTTGAAGGACGCCGCCGACGTCATGGCCGTCCAGCCGGTGGCCGTCCAGCTGCGTTACCTGCAGACGCTCACCGAAATCGCCACGGAAAAGAATTCAACCATTGTCTTTCCCCTGCCGGTTGATTTTATCAATTATTTTCTGAAGTCAAAAAATAAAGACGTCTGA
- a CDS encoding nodulation protein NfeD, whose translation MAIRQTSNPVNVFFKIIACGAALWFLGAPGAMAGQALVARVNGAISPVTAKFITEAIEKAEAEQAACLVIELDTPGGLDDSMRAIIKRMLASKAPVVVYVAPSGSRAASAGAFITIAAHVAAMAPGTAIGAAHPVALMQSAPMDTNMSAKVTHDAAAYIRSIAEKRGRNISWAESAVRESVSLSETEALKKKVIDLIAPSTPALLEMIDGRSVVVGENSVKLKTRGVQITELTMNWRDRFLEVVANPNVAYVLFMFGLLGLYFELANPGAILPGVTGAICLILAFFAFQTLSVNLAGILLIVLGIILLIVDVKAGTHGILTGGGLVAMFIGSLMLFNYDDPAFRVSLQVIVPVVLAVGLFFLLGTWLSLRALVRRPFSGPAGLIGERGEARTAIDSGGGRVFAAGAHWNAVAETPISSGRKIVVESVDGMTLRVSEESK comes from the coding sequence TTGGCAATAAGACAAACGAGCAATCCGGTGAATGTTTTTTTCAAAATAATAGCATGCGGCGCGGCGCTCTGGTTCCTCGGCGCGCCCGGCGCCATGGCCGGGCAGGCGCTGGTTGCCAGGGTTAACGGCGCCATCAGCCCGGTTACGGCAAAATTCATAACCGAAGCCATTGAAAAGGCCGAGGCCGAGCAGGCCGCCTGCCTGGTCATTGAGCTGGATACCCCCGGCGGACTGGACGACTCCATGCGCGCTATCATCAAGCGCATGCTCGCCTCAAAAGCGCCGGTTGTTGTTTACGTGGCCCCTTCCGGCTCGCGGGCCGCCTCGGCCGGCGCCTTCATTACCATCGCCGCGCACGTTGCCGCCATGGCGCCGGGCACCGCCATCGGCGCGGCCCATCCCGTCGCGTTGATGCAGTCGGCGCCCATGGATACCAACATGAGCGCCAAGGTCACGCACGATGCGGCCGCCTATATCCGTTCCATCGCCGAAAAGCGCGGACGCAACATCAGTTGGGCCGAATCGGCCGTTCGCGAAAGCGTCTCGCTTTCGGAAACGGAAGCGCTGAAAAAGAAAGTGATAGACCTGATTGCGCCTTCCACGCCGGCCCTGCTGGAAATGATTGACGGCCGGAGCGTCGTCGTCGGCGAAAATTCCGTCAAGTTGAAAACCCGGGGGGTTCAGATCACGGAGCTGACCATGAACTGGCGCGACCGGTTTCTGGAAGTGGTCGCCAACCCGAACGTCGCCTACGTCCTTTTCATGTTTGGCCTGCTGGGCCTTTATTTTGAGCTGGCCAACCCGGGCGCCATCCTGCCCGGAGTAACCGGGGCCATCTGTCTCATTCTCGCTTTTTTCGCGTTCCAGACTCTCTCGGTCAACCTGGCCGGAATACTGCTGATCGTGCTCGGCATCATTCTCCTCATCGTAGATGTCAAGGCCGGAACCCACGGCATTCTGACCGGCGGAGGACTGGTGGCCATGTTTATCGGCTCGCTTATGCTTTTTAATTACGACGATCCCGCCTTTCGCGTTTCCCTGCAGGTGATCGTGCCGGTGGTGCTGGCGGTCGGCTTATTCTTCCTGCTGGGCACATGGCTTTCCCTCCGCGCGCTGGTCCGCAGGCCGTTCAGCGGGCCGGCCGGATTGATCGGCGAAAGGGGCGAAGCGCGCACCGCTATTGACTCCGGCGGCGGCCGGGTGTTCGCCGCCGGCGCGCATTGGAACGCGGTGGCCGAAACGCCGATTTCTTCAGGCCGTAAAATTGTTGTGGAAAGCGTGGACGGCATGACGCTGCGCGTTTCCGAAGAAAGCAAATAA
- a CDS encoding magnesium transporter CorA family protein translates to MLKEYQITGNKVVESDSSSASIHVYINPDDEEKKHLVAAYHLDEHTLNSALDPDEISRLEFEPDHVAMIYKRPKNYSSKDLFLFKVASTGAFLFKEHLIVVMTDDIQIFSGKSFARVSSLLDVALRLIGRTITHFMEHLKVINMITDSLEQKINTSMENKYLLNLFTLEKSLVYYLSALNSNAMLIGKLKINAAKMAMTGENTELLDDIIVENDQCIKQAEIYSTILASLMDARASIVGNNLNLLMKTLNIITISIMVPTLVVSVFSMNVALPISHQHAAAFWFVIFLAAASIFIFIWVWRKKIERRIERREAAKT, encoded by the coding sequence ATGTTAAAAGAATATCAGATTACCGGCAACAAGGTCGTTGAATCGGATTCCTCGTCCGCCTCCATCCACGTTTATATCAATCCGGACGACGAGGAAAAAAAGCATCTCGTGGCGGCTTATCATCTGGACGAGCACACGCTCAATTCGGCGCTTGATCCCGACGAGATTTCGCGGCTTGAATTTGAGCCGGACCACGTGGCGATGATCTACAAGCGCCCCAAGAATTATTCATCCAAGGATCTTTTCCTTTTCAAGGTGGCGTCAACGGGCGCGTTTCTCTTTAAGGAGCACTTGATTGTGGTCATGACCGATGATATTCAGATTTTTTCCGGCAAGTCGTTTGCGCGGGTTTCCTCCCTGCTGGATGTCGCGCTGCGCCTGATCGGGCGCACCATCACGCATTTCATGGAACATTTGAAGGTAATCAACATGATTACCGATTCGCTTGAGCAGAAAATCAACACTTCCATGGAAAACAAGTACCTGCTCAACCTTTTCACCCTGGAAAAAAGCCTCGTTTATTACCTGAGCGCCCTCAATTCCAACGCCATGCTTATCGGCAAGCTGAAAATCAACGCGGCCAAAATGGCGATGACCGGTGAAAACACGGAGCTGCTTGACGATATTATCGTTGAAAACGACCAGTGCATCAAGCAGGCTGAAATTTATTCCACCATTCTGGCGAGCCTCATGGACGCCCGCGCGTCAATCGTCGGCAACAACCTGAACCTGCTGATGAAGACGCTCAACATCATCACCATCAGCATCATGGTGCCAACCCTGGTGGTCAGCGTTTTTTCAATGAACGTCGCCCTGCCGATCAGCCATCAGCACGCGGCCGCGTTCTGGTTCGTCATCTTTCTCGCGGCGGCGTCCATTTTCATTTTCATCTGGGTCTGGCGCAAAAAAATTGAGCGCAGAATTGAACGGCGGGAAGCTGCAAAAACTTGA
- the thiH gene encoding 2-iminoacetate synthase ThiH, whose product MKSNPPDWLHPAAWTAVSRRAGNRDVLNAIESESPGPRELAALLSPAAASFIEPMAQKALSLTRRYFGRTIALYVPLYLSNYCSGGCAYCGFAADRKHPRKRLERDMIAMEMDALRKLGFEEILLLTGERTPQADFNYVREAVVLAAERFAMVTIESFPMTIAEYRELAAAGCSGITIYQETYDPEVYSKVHRWGPKKNFSNRLETPARALAAGARFAGLGALLGLADPAAEAVCLFQHVEHLRREHWQAGFSISFPRIRPQAGGFAPANPVGDSFLAQMIFAFRLCLPEVHLVLSTREKPAFRDAIAGVGISKMSIASKTTVGGYHFDYQAAGEGQFDVADTRSVASFCRTLAGKGLQPVFKNWDAVYSVR is encoded by the coding sequence TTGAAAAGCAATCCGCCAGACTGGCTCCATCCCGCCGCCTGGACAGCCGTCAGCCGCCGGGCCGGCAACCGCGACGTGCTCAATGCAATTGAATCGGAGTCGCCCGGGCCGCGCGAACTGGCCGCCCTGTTATCCCCGGCCGCGGCTTCTTTTATTGAACCGATGGCGCAAAAAGCCCTCAGCCTGACCCGCCGTTATTTCGGGCGCACCATCGCGCTCTACGTGCCGCTTTACCTTTCAAACTACTGTTCCGGCGGCTGCGCCTACTGCGGTTTTGCCGCCGACCGGAAACATCCCCGGAAACGGCTGGAACGCGATATGATTGCGATGGAAATGGATGCCCTGCGCAAATTGGGCTTTGAGGAGATATTGCTCTTGACCGGCGAAAGAACGCCGCAGGCTGATTTCAACTATGTCCGCGAAGCCGTTGTTCTGGCGGCCGAGCGGTTCGCCATGGTAACAATTGAATCATTTCCCATGACGATCGCCGAATACCGGGAATTGGCGGCCGCCGGATGCTCGGGAATAACCATTTATCAGGAAACTTATGACCCCGAAGTTTATTCAAAAGTTCACCGCTGGGGACCCAAAAAAAATTTCAGCAACCGGCTGGAAACGCCCGCGCGCGCGCTGGCGGCCGGCGCGCGGTTCGCCGGTCTGGGGGCGTTGCTCGGTCTGGCCGACCCGGCCGCGGAGGCCGTCTGTCTTTTTCAGCATGTTGAACATCTGCGCCGCGAACACTGGCAGGCCGGATTTTCAATTTCATTTCCGCGGATACGGCCCCAGGCCGGCGGTTTTGCGCCCGCCAATCCGGTCGGCGATTCCTTTCTGGCGCAGATGATTTTCGCTTTCCGCCTCTGTCTGCCGGAAGTTCATCTCGTGCTTTCAACCCGCGAAAAACCGGCTTTTCGCGACGCTATCGCCGGGGTCGGCATATCCAAAATGAGCATTGCCAGCAAAACGACCGTCGGCGGCTATCATTTTGACTACCAGGCCGCCGGGGAAGGTCAGTTTGACGTGGCCGACACCCGCAGCGTCGCGTCGTTTTGCAGGACATTGGCCGGCAAGGGGCTGCAGCCGGTGTTTAAGAATTGGGATGCGGTCTACAGCGTCCGTTAA